The sequence AGAGCGAAGAGCTCCACGCCAAGCTCCAAGCCACTCAGATAGAAAATCTCGACTTTGAGGAGTTTTTGAGGAGACACTCCCCCACGAAAGAGGATTTTATCTTTTTGGATCCACCCTATGATTCGGAGTTTAGCACCTATGCGGGGAATCTCTTTGGCAAGGAGCACCAAGAGCGCTTGGCTTCTTATCTCCTCAATGAGTGCGAGGCGCGCTGGCTTATGGTGATCAAGGAGACCGATTTTATTTTGGGGCTTTACACGCAAAGAGGGATCACCCTCTCGCGCTTTAAGAAGCGCTACGCCGTCTCATTCAAAAACCGCAACGACCCCCACGCCACGCATCTCATCATTCAAAACTATTAGTGTGTTTTAAAGCGCCCTAACACGCGGCTAAGCTCATCGGCGGTCTGCTTGATGGCACTTGAGATTCCCACGATGGCTTCGATTCCCTCGGCGTTGGAGCGGGCGAGCGTGTGAATATTAGCAATCTCTTCGCCAATCTTCTCGACTCTTTTAGAGAATCCTCCAATCTCTTTGGCATTTTCCCTGATCTTCTCTGCACTCAAAGAGACCCCCTGGGAGGCCTCAGTGAGGCGCGAACTGATCACTTCAGACTGCCCTGCGATGGCTTCGATTCCTTTAGCGCTCTCATTCATCATTGAGCTTGAGTCACTCACGGATTGGACGATAAGATTGATGATTCCATTGATCTCGCTGAGACTCTTTTGGGTGCGCTCAGCTAGCTTTCTCACCTCATCGGCCACCACGGCAAAGCCCCTGCCATGCTCTCCAGCCCTAGCGGCTTCGATGGCGGCATTAAGCGCAAGGAGATTGGTCTGATCGGCGATATCGTTGATGATAGTGAGCACGCCTTTAACACTATCAGCCTCCCGGCTCAACTGCTCTAGCTTCATAGAGAGCTCGCCCTCGGCCACAGAGGTGGATTGAATGGATTGGAAGATTCCAAGGATTTCACCGCGCGTCTCCTCCAATATTTGAACCGCTTCGAGCATCTCTTCTTTGGTCATCTCAGCCTTTTGAGAGGTCTTGGAGGCAAGCGCGCTCACCTCTAGCCCCTCTTTGGAGAGCGACTGGATGATGAGCGATTCCTCCTTGACATTGCGATCCATCCGCTCAGACGCCCCTTGCAAAGAGACGGAGAGATCGGAGTTTTTCCTCGCGTCCTCTTTGGAAGCATGAACAATCTCGCGAACCGCCCCAATAAAGGCGTTAGTCGCCACCGCGATCTCCCCAATCTCATCTTGGCTCTTGGTCTCTAGGCGCTGGGTCAAATCCCCCTCTCCTCGCGCCAATCCCTCGGTCATCTTCTTTAGCTCAATCATGGGTGCAATCAGCACCTTTAACACTGCCACCACCAAAATCACCGTCAATAAAAGAAATCCAACCCCCATCATCACGCCCAAAAGCGCGCTCTTCTTTGCACCTGCATAGACCTCCGACTCTTTGGCGAGGCTGAGTGCGATCCAGCCATTAGAAAGCTTGGCATAAGAGATCATGAAATCTTCGCCTCCAATTTGAGCGCTTCCCACTCCTTCGCTCTCTTTGGAGATGGCGCTTTTAAGTCTAGTCAAAGAGCCATCAAGTGCTTCTAGTGGCTTCAGCAAAAGCGATTCTTGAGGGTGAGCAATGATCTCTAACTTTTGATTGAGAAGCATTCCATAGCCGCTCGGAGAGATTTTGGTGGCGCTCACCTGCTCTTGAATCATCTTCATGGCGACATCAAAGCCCACTACTCCAGCAAATTTCTGCCCCTCCAAAAGAGGCGCAGTGAAAGAGATAACCATTTGATTCGTAATAGAATCCACATAAGGCTCTGTCACATAGGGCTTGAGCAATGCTTTGGTCTCCATATACCATGGTCGCTTATGGTGATCATAGGTGGCAGGCGGAATCCAATCCGTCCCATCGATAAATTTCCCCTGCTCAAACGCCGCATACACTCCTAGGTAGCCTGTCGACTTGAGGCTCTCTTTGAGTAGGGGAAGCGTATCTCTAGAATCGACACGCGCAATGGCACGCGCGGTGAGATCAGTCAAGCTCTTATTGAGAGCAATCCACTCTTCGATCTTCTGCTTTTGACCTGTTGTCACTTTCAAAAGTCCGTGTTCCATGCTCTCATTCACCATAGAGAGACTCTGGCGATAGCTCAAAGCCAGAATCGAACCCATGCTAATGATCGCAACCGCCCCAACCGCCGCGACAATTTTTTGCCCAAAACCCCACGCCATTCGCTGCTCCTTGCCACATTAAAATATCAAAAAATTCACTGTCAAAATAGTAACAGAATTTTATTGCAGAAATAGAAATTCGTTAAGGATTAAGATTAATTTTTAGGCACTTTATAAGCCAAAGCTTACTCGCCCTTCACGCGATACCCTGCTCCCCCTAAGGCATGAATCGCTTTATAAACTCTATCTTCTCGCACTAAAATATAGTCCGTATCGTAGGTCGAAACCACAAAAATGGAGATTGATTCTTGGGCGAGAATCGAGCTGATTTCAGCGATCACTCCCACCAAAGAGAAATCAAGCACGCCCAAGATTCCAAGCACACGCCATCCCCTCTCTGCCTTGACCCCCATAGGGATACTCTCCTCTAGGGCAACGATAGAGAGCTCTTGATTGGTGCGTGTAATAGAAAAAAACTCTCCCCTCATCGCCCACTCTGGAATCCTAGATGAAGATTCTAGGCGACACACCCCAAAGCTCTCTTGGAGCAAAACCAACTCTAAATTCATAAAAAACCTTGTTTTGTCGCAAAAGTTGTGGATTAAAAGAAGAGTTTAGCAGGTTATTGAGAGGCTTGCAAACTCCCCGCCCAAAAAAGGGAGGGGAGGAAGGAGGAAATATTTAAGGCTTGAGATTCCAGTCAATCCCCTTCTCAGTTTTAAAAACGAGCGTGTAGATATAGACTCGCTCATCATACTCTTGATCTCCCATCACCCCTTTGTTCTCATCGGTATGGTTCACCTCCGCAAGATACATTCCCTTCCATGGGGTTAGGATAGTGATTTTTCCCTCATCATTGCTCTTAAAAGTCTTAGACCATTTGTGGGGTGCGTAGAGCGTGACATCAACCCTAGGGAGAGGCTTGCCATCAAACATCACCGTGAAGGTGTCGCCCCCAGCCTTCTCAGGCACCAAATCAAGAATCGTGAGAGATTTCACCTCTCGTCTCCCCTCTCTGGCGAGGAAGGTGTATTGAGTGGCTTTGTTGGTGAGTTTGCTTTTACGCACGGGCATCGCTTCGATTATTGCCGTATCCCCCACTTTGGAGAGATCAAATCGGACATGATTCTGCAAGCGCTCACTCTTTTTAAAAGAGCCTTCGGGCAAAAATTGATCAAGTTTTACATTGTCAAACGCCTTGCCCTTCTCCTCCATTAGATCATGCGACCAGTGCCCAAAATACGCCTTGATCACATCTCCCTCTCGCTCCATCCACACTTGATGCGCTTGAGCGCTCAAAGCCAAAGCGCATCCAAGCGCCAAACCGATTAGACCTTTTTTCGTCATGATTGCTCCTTTTTAAATTTGAGGTTGAAAAGTGAAATGCGAGAGAAGGGATTCTTCTTCCACCACAAATAGAGTCCGCTAATGCAAGCCCATGTGATGACCAATCCTAAAATCGCAACAAAGATCCGCCCCCCTATACCCGCAATCTGTCCTGAGTGGAGTGGAAACTGAAGATGGGTGAAACGATCCCCAACGCTTCCCCTCCCCGGAATATAGCGACTCACATACTCGCCGCTCTCCGCATGAATGACAATCCTTGGAGTGCCATATCCTAGGGGGTGCTTGGGCCCAAAGAGCACCATATAGCTTCTAAAGCCCCCTAGATAGAAGATGGAGCGAGGTTCAAGCTCGATTCCCTCGCCCGCCAACGCCACCCTTGCCCTCTCTAACGCCTCATCAAATTCCACCTTAGGGCGAAACTTTGGATCAGGCGGATAGCGTTTGAGCGCCTCAAAGGGGAGAGGGGTCAAAGGCGAAAAGAGTCCCACCACAGGGCGAAAAAGCTCGTTGCGAAGATTGAGCGCAACACTAGAGAGCGCTAGGAGAAAGAGAGGCAAGAGGAGCCACATCCCAAGCGCTCTATGGGTATCCAAAAACCAGCGATAGCGCTTTGCCCCCCATTTGATCTTCCATGAAGGCTTGAAGCGATGCCAAAAGCCCTCTTTGAAGAGATTGGGGGTGCTAAGCCACACGCCTGAGAGCGTGATAAAAAGCCAAAGGATCGCCACCCCGCCCATGAGCCACACGCCATAGCGATCAGGAAGACCGAGCGTGTAGTGGAATCGATAGAGATAGGGGATGATCGATTCTTGACTGCAACACCTCATCGTGTTTCGTCCGCCCAAAACCTCACCATCCCTTGGATCAATAAAGAGCTGATTGTAGTCACTCCAAGGCTCAGGTGCCCCCTTGCCAAACTTCACTCCCGCCAAAATCGAATCACTCGATTTTTGAGGCAGATGATAGGAGTTGATATGAGCCTGCGGAAAGCGCTCTTTGACCTTGGCGATCCACTCACTGCTCTTTAGCGCCACTCCCTCTTTAGAAGAATCGATAGAGAAGAGCTTGGGATTGAGCCAACGGTCGATCTCATCGGTAAAAGCGATGATAGAGCCACTCAATGCGGCGATGACAAGAAAGATCGTGGAGAGTAGTCCCAGCCACTTATGAATCCAGAGAAAAAAACGACGCATACAGGGCGCTCCTTGCGCATAAACTTTGGGTTCTAAAACTATTTTGAAGATATTTTTTGCGGGCTAGCCCCCTAAAGAATTCCGCCCCCACCCCGAAGAAACTAGCAAAAAGGGCGAGAGAGGGAGCGGCGATTCACCCAAATCATTCCCCCTGTTCAGGGAAGCTTTTTTGACTTCCCCGAACAGGACTTTCCGCCTCCGCAACCACAATCGCGATCTTTAGAGAATATCTGCTTATAGAGAATCCAAATCGCCAAAAGCAGAAATCCTCCCAAGATGGCGCTCTCAAAGGGCTCCATCCTAGACTCCTTAGTTGAGAATCTTTTGGCTCTTGATCTCGACAAAGTGCCCCTCGCCGCCATCAAAAACCACGACATACTCACCATCAGGCTTCTTGAAGGTCGCTTCACTGTTTTTGTCAAGCTTCATCTCTTGCACGACTTTGCCACCTTGAATCACCTTCAAAGTCGCACCCGCCGCGCTTGAGCCATCGCTAAAACCTGCTTCACAACTCACGCTCTTGTCGCCATTGTCAAAGCAATTCATGAGCGCCGTGTGCGCCAAGAGAGATTCTCCTGCTAAAAAAAGCCCCAAAAGGGCGATCCCAAGGGATGATTTCATTTATTCTCCTTTAAAGTTTGATGAAAATTTCTAGGAAAGAATCCAAGCGCCAAAAGGAGCGCTAATAGAATCCCATAAAAGCCAAGAAGCGCTCCCATCGCCGAAAGCTCCAAAGCATTCCCGATAGAGTAAACCCCAATGGCAACCGCAAGCGCCAAAAGGAGCGGATAAAGGAGGGCAAAAAGCGTCCATCTCCAACTCCCTAGCTGAGTCTTTAGCACCACGATAGTCGCGATGCAAGGGGGCGTGAGCGCCATAAAGAGAATCATCGCCACTCCTGCTAGAGCCGAATAGCCCCCTTGAGTCCTAATCCCCTCCTCAGGCCTCACCCCTCCATCGCTCGATTCTTCAAAGAGCGCGCCAAGAGTGGCCACAAAGCTTTCACGCGCGGCAAAAGAGCTCAAAAAGGCGATGTTGATCTTCCAATCAAAGCCAGCGTATTGAGTCACACTCTCTAGCGCACGACCCGCGATTCCTAAATAGGAGTTGGCGATCTTCTCATCTTTGACCTCTCGAAAGAGAGTCTTGCGAGCCGAGATGATTTGACGGAGCGCGCGCTCCACCTTGGCCGCCTCTTTGTCGGATCGATCGCGCACGATCTTAAAAAAGAGGGGTTCGATTTGGGCGTATTTCTCATCAAGCCTTGATAACGCCTCTTGGGTCGTGATTCCCATGCGCTTTTGCTTGTAGTTCTCCGAGAACTCAATGAGCGCCATGACTCTCTGAGGAGTATTGAGTGCTGCCTGATAGGAATTCCCCTCCAAAGCATCCACAAAACGCTCATACGCCCCCTGGATAGAGCGATCAAACTCCTCTTGGCGCTCCTTAGAAACTCCAGGAAATTGGATGAGCACAAAGAGCACGACCGCCACAGCGAGCACGACCGTGACTACCTTTTTGAGGTAGAGCCACACCTTTTGCCATGCCGCAGTGAGCACACCTCGAAGCGTAGGCAGGTGGTAGGGCGGGAGCTCCATGACAAAAGGAAGGGTCTCCTTGGAGCGAAGAAGCGTCAAAGAGAGAATCTTTGCCATGATGAGCGCCACCATCACCGTGAGCGTGGAGATGACAAACATCACCAGCGCCTTCTCCTCCACAAAGAGCACTGAAACCACCAAGACAAAAAAAGGCGTCTTGGCAAGACAATTGAGAAAAGGAACAGTGAGAATCGTCGCCCACCGCGCTCGAACATCGCCAATCCCTCGACTCGCCATAATCGCAGGCACCGCGCATCCACCGACCACCACGCCTCCCATCACATAAGAGAGCGTGCTCTGCCCATGCAAGCCATAGCTCCGAAAGAGCCGATCAAGCGCAAACGCCATTCTCGCCATGTAACCCGAATCTTCGAGAATCGCAATGAGCGAAAAGAGAATCATGAAGATGGGGAGATAGTTCAAAAGCGCCAAAATGCTATTGGCCATCCAAACCCCAAAATCTCGCAAAATAGGAATAGCGCCTAGATGCTCTGGGGGAAGAAGCGAAACAAACTCTTGCTTCAGCCACGCTAGATAAGGCCAAGTGTAGTTGGTGAGCTCATAGCCACGCACGATTGAGAGATCATAGATCGCGTAGATGACCGCGAGCAAAATAGGAAGTGCAAGATAGCGGTGGAGAACGACCTTGTCGATTCGATCACTCAGAGAGCCCTTGGTGCGAGGATCTTTGATAAGGACACTCTCTAATATCTTTTCGCACGCCTCATAGCGAGCGATGGCGATATTTTTTGATTCCTCTCCCTCGCTGAATTGAAGGATTGGCGTGGGAGCATCACTCTTTAGTGCCTCTTGGATTGCATCTAGGATTCGCTTTTTTTCGCTCTTTTGGCGCGCATTACAGAGAATCACTCCGATTCCAAGTTGAGCCTCTAGCGCCTCTAAATCGTAGCGATAGCCCCTGCCCTTAGCGACGTCAGCCATATTGAGCACCAAAAGCACAGGGATTTTAAACTCCATCGCCTGAGTGGTGAGATAGAGTCCTTTGAGGGGATTGGAGGCGTCAATGATATTGAGGATGAGATCAGGCTTCTCTTCTCGCAAATAGGCGAGGCTCACTCGCTCTTCAGGTGAAAAAGTGCTCAATGAGTAGATACCCGGAAGATCGATTAGCTCGACCTCCTGATCCCCCAGCCTAAAATAGGCACTTTTCTTGTCCACCGTGACACCAGGATAGTTGGCGATGTGCTGTTTGGCTCCGCTTAGGGTGTTAAAAAGGGTTGATTTTCCGCAGTTGGGCTGACCCAAAAGAGCGATCTTTAGAGGTCTATTCGAGGCCACAACTTCCCCTGCCCACTTCAATCAGCATCGCTTCAGAGCGCCTAATTCCCACATCACCACTCGCCACCCTCACCCAAAGAGGGTCAAGGAGGGGAGCTTGGCGGATGACTTCGATCTTTCGCCCTGGAAAAAAGCCCATATCAAGAAGCTTGGCAAGTAGCGCGCCTTCGGCCCTCACCTCAGAAATCATCGCCTCTTGGCCATGAGGCAGTTCTGTCAAAGTCATAATTATCATTCTCTCTTTTGGATTGGTAGGGACGCATGATAACAAAAAGAGCGCCATAATTCAATAATCATTATCATAATTGAAAGATTATTCCCTTTTCCGAGGTTTTTTATTCCCCTTTTTGGTACTCATTGGCGGGCTACTTAGCGGGCTCCACCCAAGCGATTCCGCTCTCGTTGACAAAGACTAGCGTCATCACATAGTTGCTCTTCTCATACTCTTTTCCATTGACCACACCCTTGGCCTCATCCATGTAGCTGGCTTCCATGAGATACATCCCCTTCCAAGGAGTCTGAATAGTGACCTTGCCCTCATCATCGCTCATGAGACTTTTAGACCACTTGTGTGGCGCATAGATCGTCACTTTGGTGCGCGCTAAAGGCTTGTCGCGGAAAAGAAGCATAAAAGTGTTGCCCTCAGCGCTCTGTGGAACCAAGTCCAGCTCCATGAGCGCTTTAGTCTCACTTCGCCCATGGCGCGCCAAGAAAGTGGTGCGGATGATCGTCTCCACCATCTTCCCTTTTCTTGGATCTAGCGCCTCTATGAGCGCAATATCCTTGACTTTGCCCAGCTTTAGCTCGATTCCATCCTCAAGAGGCTCGCTCTTTTGAAGCGCTCCTTGGGGGAGAACCTCTTTGCCCTTGATCTCGCCTAGACGCTTGCCACTCCTTTTTTCCATAAAATCGTGCGACCAGTGACCATAATAGGCCTTCGCTACACTCCCCTCTCGCTCAAGCCAGACCTGATGCGCTCCCGCACTCAAAGAAAATCCTGCCACTAGTGCCAAGGTTAAAAGACTCTTTTTCATGTTTTTCCTTTAGGGTTAATTTGAAATTAGAATTTATATTTCACAGCCAATCGAACATCTCGACCCGCCTCTTCAACGATCGAATCGCCACTCTCAAAAGAGCTCTGCTCATAGTAGCTCTTGTCCAAAAGATTGTGCACCGCGAGCGACCATGTGAGTCCCTTGATTGAAGCGGGTCTCCACTGGAGCTCTAAATCATGTGTCACATAGCCAGCGCGCCGGTAGAGCGCAGGAACATCATCGAGCTTATCCACGGCGTGCAGTGTGTAGCCCAACAAAAGTTCAGGCGTCATCTGATAGCTCACATCCCAAACGAATCGATCCCCCATAGAAGCAGCCTTGCGGCGTGAGACCACCACGGGTTCGCCCCCCTCTTCCATCTCGACATGGATAAACCCTAGCGATGTCGCCCAAGCCTCTTTTTCCCAGGAGGCTTTGAGCTCATACCCTTTAGAGATAAGATCCTCCTCTTGGTTGAAAATTTTGGTGATTTTCCCTGAGGGGCCTCCGCTTCGCGTATAATCGATGAGATTTTCGATGGTGGTTTTAAAGAGGGTGGCGCTCAATTTCATGCGGTCATTGTCGGCGAAAACTCCCCGCGTGGAGTATTTGATCCCGCCCTCTTTCTGTTTGGAGATTTCAGGCTTGAACGCTTCGCCATTGTTAAAATTGGCGCTTTGGGTGATGCCCGCCATCCACTGAAGAGGGATGATACCCCCCGCACGAACCGATTCGCTGTAATTGGAAAAAAGCGCCAATCCAGAGAGCAGCTCATACTCTGCGCCGAAGTTGGGCGAGAGCTCATCTCCGCTCAGCGTCTTTGGACCAAAGTCGCTTTTGTAATCATCCCATCGAAGCCCATAGTGCAGCTTCAACGCCTCAACCCTAGTGAGCCCTTGGAGGAAAAGTCCTGTGGTTTTCGCCTCGTTTTCATAGAGAGAGTTCTCTACGATTCCCTTCTCCTGCTCATAATCGCCTCCCAAAGTGAAGCGATGCTGAAAGATTCCAGAATCTAGCGTCATCACATTTTTAAGACTTCCGCCAGTGGTTTGGCTCGTGACATCAAGAAGGCTGGTTCGATTCTCCAAATGGCGCTCGTTACGATAGATCTTGGTTTGAATATCAACATAAGGATTTTCAGGATTGTAGCGATGATCCAGCGTGTAGGTGTCTCGCTTTAAGACCTGAAAATCGGCCTTCTGAGAGGCGCTTGGCGCCCCCATATCACTCCCTGTACTGCCTGAGACATAGTGCCCTGAGCTTTTATTGTGGGTCGCCCCCACTTTGAGCGTGTGCCCCTCAAGATCAAGAAGGCTTAGCTTGGCAAAGTAGTTGCGATCTTTGGTGGCGGTGTAGAGAGCATCCTCTCCACTTCCCCCTCGATAATCATCCTCGTTTTGGCCTGACACATCCACCAAGATTCCCAAATGATCACTGAGCAATCCATAGACAGAAGTGCCCCCGAGATAGCCATCTGAAGCGCTTGCATAGCCACTTCTTAGCATCATGCCAAGCTTTTGATTTCCTTCTAATAGATCTTGGGCGTCCACCGTCTCAAACGCGATACTCCCTCCAAGCGCTCCGCCACCCGAATCGGCGCTAGAGAGCGTGGAGACCTCCACCTGCTTTAAAAGGTCAGGATCAATTCCAAAAGAATCTCCTCGATGCTGGAAGAGGCTTCGCCCCTGTTTGGCTCCATCCACGGTGATATTGAGATTGTTACTCTCAATCCCTCTGAGGTAGATTCGCTGAGCATTTCGACCGCCCCCTCCGATATCCACCGAAGGCTCATTGGCAAAAAGCTCTTTGAGGTCTTTGGCCTGCTTTCGCTCTATCGTTTCAGCATTAATGACCGCAGGAGAACCTCTCTCCTCTTTGGCTTCCGCTGAAACTTTGACGCTGTTTAGCTTCAAACTGGGTGCAAAATCTTCTGCATAGGCCAGCCCCGAAGCCAAACAAAGCGAGAGCGCTACACTCACCCCCCTTCTCTCTATTCCCATTTCGAACCTCCTTCAAAATCGAATGTATCTATCTCTTCATAGCTATTTGAATAACTATTTGGAACGGAGAATGAAACCAAAGTAGGGCTTAAAAGGTGATTAATATTGATAATTGTTCTTATTTATTAAGAACAAAAAAGCGATTTTACTCGCTCTTTTGCCATCCACCCCCTAGGGCTTTATGAAGAGAGAGGAGCGCCAAGAGATGAGTCAAACGCTGTTGAACCCCTTGATCTTGGGCACTAAAAAGAGTCTTTTGA comes from Wolinella succinogenes DSM 1740 and encodes:
- the feoB gene encoding ferrous iron transporter B; translation: MASNRPLKIALLGQPNCGKSTLFNTLSGAKQHIANYPGVTVDKKSAYFRLGDQEVELIDLPGIYSLSTFSPEERVSLAYLREEKPDLILNIIDASNPLKGLYLTTQAMEFKIPVLLVLNMADVAKGRGYRYDLEALEAQLGIGVILCNARQKSEKKRILDAIQEALKSDAPTPILQFSEGEESKNIAIARYEACEKILESVLIKDPRTKGSLSDRIDKVVLHRYLALPILLAVIYAIYDLSIVRGYELTNYTWPYLAWLKQEFVSLLPPEHLGAIPILRDFGVWMANSILALLNYLPIFMILFSLIAILEDSGYMARMAFALDRLFRSYGLHGQSTLSYVMGGVVVGGCAVPAIMASRGIGDVRARWATILTVPFLNCLAKTPFFVLVVSVLFVEEKALVMFVISTLTVMVALIMAKILSLTLLRSKETLPFVMELPPYHLPTLRGVLTAAWQKVWLYLKKVVTVVLAVAVVLFVLIQFPGVSKERQEEFDRSIQGAYERFVDALEGNSYQAALNTPQRVMALIEFSENYKQKRMGITTQEALSRLDEKYAQIEPLFFKIVRDRSDKEAAKVERALRQIISARKTLFREVKDEKIANSYLGIAGRALESVTQYAGFDWKINIAFLSSFAARESFVATLGALFEESSDGGVRPEEGIRTQGGYSALAGVAMILFMALTPPCIATIVVLKTQLGSWRWTLFALLYPLLLALAVAIGVYSIGNALELSAMGALLGFYGILLALLLALGFFPRNFHQTLKENK
- a CDS encoding TonB-dependent receptor domain-containing protein: MGIERRGVSVALSLCLASGLAYAEDFAPSLKLNSVKVSAEAKEERGSPAVINAETIERKQAKDLKELFANEPSVDIGGGGRNAQRIYLRGIESNNLNITVDGAKQGRSLFQHRGDSFGIDPDLLKQVEVSTLSSADSGGGALGGSIAFETVDAQDLLEGNQKLGMMLRSGYASASDGYLGGTSVYGLLSDHLGILVDVSGQNEDDYRGGSGEDALYTATKDRNYFAKLSLLDLEGHTLKVGATHNKSSGHYVSGSTGSDMGAPSASQKADFQVLKRDTYTLDHRYNPENPYVDIQTKIYRNERHLENRTSLLDVTSQTTGGSLKNVMTLDSGIFQHRFTLGGDYEQEKGIVENSLYENEAKTTGLFLQGLTRVEALKLHYGLRWDDYKSDFGPKTLSGDELSPNFGAEYELLSGLALFSNYSESVRAGGIIPLQWMAGITQSANFNNGEAFKPEISKQKEGGIKYSTRGVFADNDRMKLSATLFKTTIENLIDYTRSGGPSGKITKIFNQEEDLISKGYELKASWEKEAWATSLGFIHVEMEEGGEPVVVSRRKAASMGDRFVWDVSYQMTPELLLGYTLHAVDKLDDVPALYRRAGYVTHDLELQWRPASIKGLTWSLAVHNLLDKSYYEQSSFESGDSIVEEAGRDVRLAVKYKF
- a CDS encoding PepSY-associated TM helix domain-containing protein, giving the protein MRRFFLWIHKWLGLLSTIFLVIAALSGSIIAFTDEIDRWLNPKLFSIDSSKEGVALKSSEWIAKVKERFPQAHINSYHLPQKSSDSILAGVKFGKGAPEPWSDYNQLFIDPRDGEVLGGRNTMRCCSQESIIPYLYRFHYTLGLPDRYGVWLMGGVAILWLFITLSGVWLSTPNLFKEGFWHRFKPSWKIKWGAKRYRWFLDTHRALGMWLLLPLFLLALSSVALNLRNELFRPVVGLFSPLTPLPFEALKRYPPDPKFRPKVEFDEALERARVALAGEGIELEPRSIFYLGGFRSYMVLFGPKHPLGYGTPRIVIHAESGEYVSRYIPGRGSVGDRFTHLQFPLHSGQIAGIGGRIFVAILGLVITWACISGLYLWWKKNPFSRISLFNLKFKKEQS
- a CDS encoding ACT domain-containing protein, producing MNLELVLLQESFGVCRLESSSRIPEWAMRGEFFSITRTNQELSIVALEESIPMGVKAERGWRVLGILGVLDFSLVGVIAEISSILAQESISIFVVSTYDTDYILVREDRVYKAIHALGGAGYRVKGE
- a CDS encoding methyl-accepting chemotaxis protein, with protein sequence MAWGFGQKIVAAVGAVAIISMGSILALSYRQSLSMVNESMEHGLLKVTTGQKQKIEEWIALNKSLTDLTARAIARVDSRDTLPLLKESLKSTGYLGVYAAFEQGKFIDGTDWIPPATYDHHKRPWYMETKALLKPYVTEPYVDSITNQMVISFTAPLLEGQKFAGVVGFDVAMKMIQEQVSATKISPSGYGMLLNQKLEIIAHPQESLLLKPLEALDGSLTRLKSAISKESEGVGSAQIGGEDFMISYAKLSNGWIALSLAKESEVYAGAKKSALLGVMMGVGFLLLTVILVVAVLKVLIAPMIELKKMTEGLARGEGDLTQRLETKSQDEIGEIAVATNAFIGAVREIVHASKEDARKNSDLSVSLQGASERMDRNVKEESLIIQSLSKEGLEVSALASKTSQKAEMTKEEMLEAVQILEETRGEILGIFQSIQSTSVAEGELSMKLEQLSREADSVKGVLTIINDIADQTNLLALNAAIEAARAGEHGRGFAVVADEVRKLAERTQKSLSEINGIINLIVQSVSDSSSMMNESAKGIEAIAGQSEVISSRLTEASQGVSLSAEKIRENAKEIGGFSKRVEKIGEEIANIHTLARSNAEGIEAIVGISSAIKQTADELSRVLGRFKTH
- a CDS encoding DUF4198 domain-containing protein, whose protein sequence is MTKKGLIGLALGCALALSAQAHQVWMEREGDVIKAYFGHWSHDLMEEKGKAFDNVKLDQFLPEGSFKKSERLQNHVRFDLSKVGDTAIIEAMPVRKSKLTNKATQYTFLAREGRREVKSLTILDLVPEKAGGDTFTVMFDGKPLPRVDVTLYAPHKWSKTFKSNDEGKITILTPWKGMYLAEVNHTDENKGVMGDQEYDERVYIYTLVFKTEKGIDWNLKP
- a CDS encoding FeoA family protein, which translates into the protein MIIMTLTELPHGQEAMISEVRAEGALLAKLLDMGFFPGRKIEVIRQAPLLDPLWVRVASGDVGIRRSEAMLIEVGRGSCGLE